Sequence from the Neptunomonas japonica JAMM 1380 genome:
CGTATGTTGCGGTGTTCTGTTAGCAGGAGGGGATAAAGGCATGATACTGATCTTCTATATTAGGGTTGTCGAAAAGTTGAAGGTACTGATAATCAAGTCAATTAAGTAGGTTCAACATTTTGGAAACTGTAGTGATCTTTTCACGGGGCTTGCCCGTTATTGCCCTATCAATTTCGGCTTTATTAATGACTTGCCAGTCATTATAACTAACAGATTTAATATTACGTTCATCTAATAGTGTAGATATACAGGAAAACCCCTCTTTATGTGGCAGAGGAACAGTATTTTCCAAGTCTGCAATAATGTCTTTGCTTAATGTTACGGCATCAGTTCGGTTGGAGGGTATGACACCGTTTGCACCTCTTTTGCACCAGCCGACAGCATAAACGTCAGACTCTATGCAGCTATTCTGATGCTCAAACATACCGTTGTTATTGTTAAATGGAACATTGGGTATCGGTGTGGATGTGTATCCTATAGCAGATATAACAGTTCCAACATTAAGAGAAATCAGGTTTTTTGAATTTGCTGATAGGCTGCTAGTCGCGTTATTTCGCGTAAACTCGATGCTAGAAACTTGAGATGTATCACCTTGTATAGTGCTGATTGGGCGATTGAATAAAAAATGTATATTGATGCTTCGCGTATCTGCAGTGGATACTTGAGTTTTTGTATTGTGAAATATCTCTAGGTTCTTTGCAGTGTTTCTTAATCGTTCCTCTTGAATATATTCGGGAGGGAGTTCAGGGATGTTAGAGGTATCAATATGAAATGTCAGATTGGATTGTGACATAACCTCTTGAAGCTCCATCGGTGTGAAATTGACATCTTCAGCCCCACGACGACCAATGATATAGATGTTTTTAATGTTAGCGTTGCTGATCTTATCTAGAGCATTTTGACTAATATCGCTCTTACGAAGTTGTTCTACATCTTTAGAAAGCACACGAAGAATATCTAAAGCGACATTGCCATTGCCGATAACCGCAATATTTTCTGAAATCAACGGATTTAAGTTTGCGTTGTCAGGGTGTCCGTTATACCAGCGACTAAATTCACCAGAACCATAAACACCTTCCAGAGACTCGCCAGGAATGCCTAGTTTTCGGTCAATGGGGGCTCCGCTGGCAAAGACGATAATATGGTAATGTTTTTTTAGCTCTGCATAAGAAACATCTGTTCCTATATGCACATTACCAACAAAGCGAACGTTCTCACGGGAAAGAGTACGCTCAAACTGTCGAGTTATATTTTTTGTATGTTGGTGGTCTGGAGCAACACCGGCTCTGACTAAACCGAAAGGTGTGGGCAATCTTTCAAATAGATCAACTTGAGACTCAGGTAATTTTTTTGCAAGCATGTCAGTGATGTAACAACCAGATGGGCCGCTACCAATAATGGCGATGTGAATCATAAGTTACTCAGGTCCTTTGAATTAAAGACCACCGAAGCGTTTGAAAAAATGAGGGGCAGGTTCTGGTAAAGGGCCATCCGCTGTTTCTTGTGTGGCAGATAAAAACTCTTCCGCGGGCATGAAAATTTTTCTATAAATATTCCTGCATAATACACGTGCAGATGTTCCAACCCAGTCTGCCGGTAATAGCTTTTCAGGCAGGCGAGGATCCCTAAGTAATAATCGACGGTAATGCTGAATGAGTAATGTTCTTAATAAGAAGCATTGCTCTGGGTCTAAATCAGTTTGGTTATCTAAAGCTCGTAGGATAGGGCGGAACCGATCAAGAAATGCTTGGTAGTCTTTTGAAAGCTGGTCTAAATTCCAGCACTCATGGACTAGCTGCTTGAGAGAAGCTGATGTATGGCTACCAAATAACTCTGATTTCATATGGATGATTTCGTTGGTAACACATAACTCTTGTAACGTGTTATTGATTTCGACTAAATCAGCCATTGGGTGTGCCATTACCCCTGGAGCAATGTTGCCAAAACCTTGCCACTCAAACTCTTTCTTTAGTACTTTCCTTAACTCATTATCCAGCTGGGTGGTAATGAGCATATCCCATTTTCCCTCCCATTCAGGGTAGAGCTCAGCATAGATTCTCTTAAAAGCACTTTCAAAGCGGCGGCGTCCTGTATCAGTCAGGCTGTAATAGCTACGTCTGCCGACTTGATTAGAGGTTAGCCATCCTTCTTTTGTTAAACGGAAGATAGAGGTGCGAACAAGACGTTGATTAAGACCTAAAGGTTCAAGTAAGCGAATTAGGCTACCTAGCCATACTGATCCACCACGAGGTGCTATTGCATCACCATAAATAGTGATGATCAGAGAGCCTCCACGAATAGGGCGTTGGTTTTTAAACTCTTCAACGAGTTCATCTATGCATTTGAGTTTGTTCATAAAAATATTATATCACGGAAGCTTTAAAAATTTGAGAGCGTCTACTTTACCGCTAAGGATTGGGCTCCGGTGTTGGTAGCCTAGGATGCATATACTTTTGATAAACAGTTCAACAAATACCCGTATGAAAAATAGGTATTGAAATAGCCCAGTATTATACTTAATATATTAAGTATAATGCTGGGAGGTCACACTGTTCTTTAGTTGTCTTAGCAAATAAGGGAATTGACATTGACTATGTGATACATTATTTTCTTTCTTATGATGATTTCTTGTGTCATTTTGTTGGTGTGATTCAGCCCTTTTATAGGATAGGCCTTTAATTGTGCAAAAGTGAGTTGCTAATCACTAAATGAGGTAAGAGCTGAAATAACAATTTCCAAATAGGAAATAATCTTCTGCAAATGCACTAGGTTATTCACTAGGTGAAATCAGGTATCTTTTGATAGATGTCAATTTTATGGTGTTGTTACTGTGAATATATGATACAAAAAATTGCCTGATGTTAGTGTATTTGTAGCAATAAAAGAGTTGCAACAATGCGTTAGCAGCCTAAGGTTTTTAAAAAGATACTAATAATAATAGATTTTTCGCTGACTCAAAAATAAGCGAGTACTTAAGCCAGGAGAGCAAGTCAATGATAAGAAGAAACTTCCTAAAAGTTGCAGGTGCCTTAACACTAGGTATGTCACTTTCTACAACAGCAATGTCGGATACTGTATTGCGTGTAGGAAGCTGGTTGCCGCCCACGCATGCGCAGAATGCCGTTGTATGGCCTACATGGTCTAAATGGGTAGAAGAAGCGACAGAAGGGCGTGTAAAAGTGCAAATGGAATATGGCTTGGGTCACCCTAAGACAATGTTTGATTTGGTTGAAGATGGCGCTATTGACGCTAGTTTCAGTTATCACGGTTATGTTCCTGGTCGCTTTAAGTTGACTCAAGGTATTGAGCAACCATTATTGGGTGTCAGTGCTGAAGCAGCCTCTGTTGCTCATTGGCGTGTACATAACAAATATTTTGCTAAAGCCCAAGAGCATGATGGACTTGAAGTATTAACATTATTCACCCATGGGCCTGGCCAGATTCATATGGCTGATCCAATTACTAGCTTGGCAGACTTGAAGTCGAAAAAAGTTCGTTTAGGCGGTGGTGTACAGGGTGAACTAGGTAAGCGTTTAGGCGTGACTGCTGTAGGTGCACCAGCACCTAAAGTTTATGAAATGATGCAGCAGGGCGTAATCGATGGTGTGTTTATCCCAATGGGTGAACAGAAGTCTTTACGTTTGAAAGAAGTAGCTAAAAATGTCGTTGCTCTGCCAGGTGGTATGTACTTGGGTAGTTTTGCTATGTTCATCAACCCTGACTTTATGGCAGGTTTGAGTGAAAAAGACCGTGCAGCTATTCGTGCTGTTTCTGGCGAAAAACTAGCGGCAATGGCGGGTGCTGCATGGGATGCAGCTGATGCTGAAGGTTTAATTGCTGCACGTGATGAAGGTGTAAATGTGACTGAAGTTGCAGTCGATGGTCCCATGGCTAAGGAATTCCAAGGTATCGTAGAAGGTATGGATGAAGAATGGATCGAAAGTGTGGCTTCTCGCAAAGTCGATGCAAAAGCAGCGCTTGAAGAGATGCGCTCTATCGCCAGAAACTACGGTAAATAAGGAGTAGGCTATGGGATTTAGTGCCTGGTTAACAGCGCACTATGAAGAGAAAGGGCCAGTCCAATGGCTGGCCTTTGCTCTTGAATTGGTGGCTGCCATTACGCTGTTTTTACTGATGATACTAACCTGTGCTGATGTTTTTGGTCGTTATTTTTTCGGTAATTCGGTTGATGGCACAACAGAGTTAACAGAGATAGGGATTGCTATCCTTGTATTTGCTGAAATGCCGATTGTTACATGGCGTGGTGGGCATATTGTCGTCGATATTCTTGACAAGATGTGGAGCAATACTGTGCTTAAAGCACTGGGGCTACTCTCTGCTTTGTTAATGTCGGGTTCACTGTACTATTTAGGTGTAAGAATCTTTCAATTTGCAGATCGCTCTTTCAGAAGAGAAGAGATCACCGAGTTGCTAGAGATTCCCGTTGGCATAATTGTGCAATATATCGCCTTTATGAGTTGGGCAACAGCGGCGTTGATGATGACTTATGGTGTTTACCATATGCTCACACAGGATCGTGACTAAATAATCTTTTCATTTCACCTTTAACGTTATAGGTATCTCCTTATGGAAACTGCGTTAATCGGTTTCGCGATTTTGCTGCTGCTGATTGTTGTCGTACGTATCCCCATTGCATTCTCTATGGGTATTGTAGGGTTCTTTGGCTTTGCGGCTGTGCAAGGTTTGAATTTCGATAATTTTACAGACTTTAATTGGACGCCTTCTATTAGTATGGCGGCTAAAAGAATTGTTGATACAGCACAGGAATACAGCCTTTCTGTTATTCCTTTATTTATTCTAATGGGTAACTTTGTTACTAAATCTGGACTATCCCAAGAGTTGTACCGTGCATCTTATGCTTTCTTAGGTCACCGTAAAGGTGGTCTGTCGATGGCGACTGTGGTGGCATGCGGTGGTTTTTCAGCTATCTGTGGCTCTAGTTTGGCAACATCTGCAACAATGGCTAAGGTGGCGATGCCTCCTATGCGCAAATATGGCTATGCTGACTCATTGGCTACTGCTTCTATAGCAGCAGGTGGAACGCTGGGCATTCTTATTCCGCCAAGCGTTATTCTTGTTATCTACGGTCTTTTAACCGAGACCAGTATTCGTGAGTTGTTTGCTGCAGGCTTTATACCAGGAATAATGGGGATTTTGCTATACTTGGTTGCTGTGCGCTACGTAGTTTGGCGAAACCCTGAAGATGGCCCTTGTGGTGAAAAGTTCACATGGGCAGAGCGGCTAGAGGCTCTTAACGGTGTGTGGGGAGTATTAATACTCTTTAGTATCGTTATGGGTGGTATTTATCTGGGTATATTTACACCGACTGAAGCGGCTGGGATTGGTGCAGGTGGTGCATTTGCTATCGCGCTTTTCAGAAAATCACTCAACTTTGGTAGTTTGTTCGATATTTTAACGGATACAGCTCGCACATCAGCAATGCTGTTTACCGTACTTATTGGCGCACTGATATTTTCAAACTTTATCAACCGTGCTGGTTTGCCTGCTGATTTGCTAACGCTTGTCTCAGGGCTAGATGTTTCTCCGATGATGATCATCTTTGCCATTTTGCTGATTTATGTTGTTCTGGGAATGGTATTTGAAAGTCTATCAATGCTACTACTGACTATCCCGATCTTTTTCCCTCTTGTTCAAGAGTTGGGTTTTGATCTTGTATGGTTTGGTATTGTGGTGGTGGTGGTAACTGAAATCAGTTTAATTACACCACCTGTCGGTATGAACGTTTTCGTGTTGAGTGCGGTACTGCGTGATGTTAAAGCCAGTACTATCTTTAAAGGTGTAACACCATTTTGGTGTGTTGATATCATTCGTTTGATTTTGATAACACTGATCGCACCTATATCGCTGTTCTTGCCCGAATTACTTTATAGATAATATCGAAGAAAATATAAGGGTGCTTTTTGCACCCTTTTTACTCTGTGCAAGATACCTATTTATCTATTAAGGGGTATCTATAAAACGAGGTGTCACAATGTTACCTGATGTTAAAACTATTCTTTATGCATCCGATATTGAAGAAGGTTCTCGTCCTGCTTTCAGAGCGGCAGTCAGCATGGCAGGGCATTATAATGCCAAGATCACCTTTCTACATGTGATTGAGCCATTGAGTGCATCAGCACGAAATATCATGAAAACAATGATGAACGATGCAG
This genomic interval carries:
- a CDS encoding TRAP transporter small permease, with product MGFSAWLTAHYEEKGPVQWLAFALELVAAITLFLLMILTCADVFGRYFFGNSVDGTTELTEIGIAILVFAEMPIVTWRGGHIVVDILDKMWSNTVLKALGLLSALLMSGSLYYLGVRIFQFADRSFRREEITELLEIPVGIIVQYIAFMSWATAALMMTYGVYHMLTQDRD
- a CDS encoding TRAP transporter substrate-binding protein is translated as MIRRNFLKVAGALTLGMSLSTTAMSDTVLRVGSWLPPTHAQNAVVWPTWSKWVEEATEGRVKVQMEYGLGHPKTMFDLVEDGAIDASFSYHGYVPGRFKLTQGIEQPLLGVSAEAASVAHWRVHNKYFAKAQEHDGLEVLTLFTHGPGQIHMADPITSLADLKSKKVRLGGGVQGELGKRLGVTAVGAPAPKVYEMMQQGVIDGVFIPMGEQKSLRLKEVAKNVVALPGGMYLGSFAMFINPDFMAGLSEKDRAAIRAVSGEKLAAMAGAAWDAADAEGLIAARDEGVNVTEVAVDGPMAKEFQGIVEGMDEEWIESVASRKVDAKAALEEMRSIARNYGK
- the paaX gene encoding phenylacetic acid degradation operon negative regulatory protein PaaX yields the protein MNKLKCIDELVEEFKNQRPIRGGSLIITIYGDAIAPRGGSVWLGSLIRLLEPLGLNQRLVRTSIFRLTKEGWLTSNQVGRRSYYSLTDTGRRRFESAFKRIYAELYPEWEGKWDMLITTQLDNELRKVLKKEFEWQGFGNIAPGVMAHPMADLVEINNTLQELCVTNEIIHMKSELFGSHTSASLKQLVHECWNLDQLSKDYQAFLDRFRPILRALDNQTDLDPEQCFLLRTLLIQHYRRLLLRDPRLPEKLLPADWVGTSARVLCRNIYRKIFMPAEEFLSATQETADGPLPEPAPHFFKRFGGL
- a CDS encoding TRAP transporter large permease, encoding METALIGFAILLLLIVVVRIPIAFSMGIVGFFGFAAVQGLNFDNFTDFNWTPSISMAAKRIVDTAQEYSLSVIPLFILMGNFVTKSGLSQELYRASYAFLGHRKGGLSMATVVACGGFSAICGSSLATSATMAKVAMPPMRKYGYADSLATASIAAGGTLGILIPPSVILVIYGLLTETSIRELFAAGFIPGIMGILLYLVAVRYVVWRNPEDGPCGEKFTWAERLEALNGVWGVLILFSIVMGGIYLGIFTPTEAAGIGAGGAFAIALFRKSLNFGSLFDILTDTARTSAMLFTVLIGALIFSNFINRAGLPADLLTLVSGLDVSPMMIIFAILLIYVVLGMVFESLSMLLLTIPIFFPLVQELGFDLVWFGIVVVVVTEISLITPPVGMNVFVLSAVLRDVKASTIFKGVTPFWCVDIIRLILITLIAPISLFLPELLYR